GATAACTTACCGGAACTTGATTTTTTTCAACTTACAGTCAATGAATTACTAGAAGAAATGATCAATGATTATGAATCGGCCCATAAAGAGCAAAAAGGCGAATCCATTACTCTAGAAGTTGGAGATCCAATCAGAATATGGATACAGGCACAAGCCAATCGTATGTTCCAACTTGCTGAACTAGGGAATTATATGGCAAAACAAAACTTTATACGCTATGCAACCGGTGATTCGCTTAAAAACAAGGTGGCTTTTTTGGGAGTAGAGCAGCTTGCTGCAAAGAAGGCAAAGACCAATATCCGGTTTTACCTAGATGAGCCGTTACAGCAAGTGATTCAAATACCTGCAGGAACAATCGTATCAACTGCTGATAATACGAATTTTTTGACATCAAATGCAATGACGCTTTCCATTGGACAAATGGAAACTTTTATAGAGGCGGAAGCAGAGGAATCAGGGACGGAGGGTAACGGATACCTTCCGGGTCAAATAAATGCGCTTGTGAGTTCGGTGCCCTATGTAAAAGTAGTAAATACAGTAACGTCTTATGGTGGAGCAGATGAAGAAACGGATGAAGACTTAAAAGAACGCTTTTCATTGGTTCCTGAAAGCTTTAGTACAGCCGGTCCTGGTGAGGCATATGAATACTTTGCCAAAAGTTTTAGTACCTTAATTCAAGATGCGAAAGCTGATCAAAGTAATCCAGGAGAAGTCCTTCTAACAATTTTACTTGAAGATGGCGAAGTACCAAGCCAAGTTTTTTTGGATGATGTCTTTGAATTTTTAAACGACAGAAAGCGGCGACCCTTGACCGATCATTTAATTGTGCAAGGTCCCTCAGTGGTTAATTATTCAATTGATGTTACATATTACCTTTCAGAAGATTCTGATGTGGAAGCAACGACATCAAAAATTGAAAATGCAGTAGCAGATTTTGTGCTTTGGCAAAAATCTAAAATTGGCCGATCAAGAAATCCATCAGAACTGATTCGTCGCATACTTGGAGCAGGAGCTATTCGCGTGGAAGTATTATCACCTACTTATTCAACAACAGGTACAACAGCAATCCAAGTGGCTGATGTCATATCGGTTCAATATGGAGGTGTAGAAAGTGCGTGACTTAAAAGATTCTAAGCTATCCCTAAACTTACCAGGTAGCATCCTTACGGAGTCGATACAATTGGGCAGTGATGCAAGTGATTCAGCATTTCATAAGCTATTAGAAGGCATGCTAAAAATATACATAGATGCTGATACAGCAGATGAAAACACATTAGACCACATGGCTGTCGAAATGCATGCAGATTTTTATGACAGAAGTTTTGACATATCCATAAAAAGGCAATTGGTCAAAGATGCTTACCTTTATAAATGCTATAAGGGAACGCCATTTGCTGTTGAGCGACTCATCAAAACAGTTTATGGAGAAGGAGAAGTTAAAGAATGGTTTGAATACGAAGGCGAACCCTATCATTTCAGAGTGTATACCAGGAATCGGACAGAAGTCGAAGAAAATCGAGAAACTTTTATGAAGGCTATCGGTTCCGTGAAAAATTTAAGATCATTTTTAGATGACATTATTATTGAATATAACTCGCATAAGGAGTTGTCTAGATTTACGCATGCTGAATTAGCAGCATATACGCATTTTCAACTTAGAGAAGAGATTTTAACATCATCAAATGAGCCATCTACTCCACCAACGCCTACACTACCTAGTCTACTTGATGAAAACTTAATAACTAACAAAACATTTGTAGATACGACAAACTGGGTTGGAGTGTATACTTCAGATGTTGTTGCCATAGATGGGAATTTACGGGTGACAGGAAACAATGCAACATCAATCAGGGCATATAATGATGATACGGATATGACAGGAGCACAGGATCAAGATGTCTATTTTATGATGCTACACGTTAAGCCTACGAATGGAACGCCATCAGAAATATCATTAAAATACCGTGCAAATGGAGATGGGGACAGGACATTAAAGTCAACATCTAACATAACGCTTGGACAAGTGCATGAGCTATATGGTATGGCTGCATTAGAAGCGGGAATGCCTGGCATGGATCGGGTTGCGATTTACAATACATATCCCTCGGGAGCCGATCATATTTATTATATTATGGGATATGATGCTTTAGCGGATCCGAAATATGTTCCTTTGTGTATTAACCTATCTAAATATGATCGTGAAAATGAAACAACTTATGCTGCAACAAAGACGGATGATGAAATTGCATCCATGATACACGAAGAATTAAACACACAAAGAGAATCTAGTTTGTTATCCTACCCTACGATACCAATACCTGCCTTTGAAGAAACCTGTAGTGCATCACAGGCTGCCAATATTTTGTCATGGCAATATCAAGATAATGACTTTTGTGGCAATGGTGATGGTACAGATCTATATTCGGATTGGCGAAGTGATGGTGGCTGGTCTACAAACAAGGAAGATGTCATCATATCACGTCAATGGAATAGTAGTGAATCAAAAGCAGCTTATGCGGCTAACTCAATGTCCGGAGATATCAATAAAACACCTCAAGGCTACCTAGATGATTCATCATCACAAAGGTATCTACAACTATTGATGGTTGCTTATAAGAATGACGCTTCAAATACAGCGCTTAGAGACGCAATTATTAAAGGAATTAAATTTATTTTAAGATGCCAATATACAGGCGATACTACAGTAGGCGATTACAGTGGGCAACCGATTGATTTAGGTTCAGCGTCCGGAGGTTTTGGATCCGTAATGCCTCGTGAAGATGGAGCGGATGGAAATGCAGATGCAATGCATTATCAAAATAGAATTACTTACAGTGATGATGTGACCGCCGAAGTCATGATGTTATGGACAAGAATCATCAATGAAGTACATCCATTTGATGCATCAACTGCGTTGACTAATCTTAAATCAGTTTACACTGATTTGATTTCCGACGTAACGGCATCATACAACGCTTGTTTAAACTGTATTATCGATAGTCAAATTATAAACCAGTCGGGTCATAAGACCGGTTGGGGTGGATGGCATGATATTTATGATTTGTCGCCGGCACCTGGACGATTGTTTGAACCTAGTGATTATTGTGACATGCGTGCGCATTATGGCATCGTTGAACTGCTATTGACAATATCAAACAGGTCTACAGCTGTTAAGAGTTGCCTTGATGGAGCAATCACATTTTTAAAAGCATCAGCTAGATTAGATGCCGTGTATATTTATCCACTGAATAGTAGTAAAGATTGTTTTGTAACATCATCCGGTAATCAAGTGTGGCCAAGGTTTACCCATCCGGACACATACACAGGTGTCTATTCAACAGGAAGTGGGGCTTTTTTAACGATGCCAAATGTAAATCAACCATTTACGATTGACCCTAGAAGTAGCTATGGTTGGGGAACGGACAAATGTGAGCCTTACATGACATTACATAAATCATAGGAGGTATATAAATGGGTAAAACTCAAACACCAAATTATAATTTAACAAAAGATGATCAGAATGAATTTTATGATATTTTAATGCACGCCCAGAATATGGATTTGATTGATGGAGCGCTGAAAGGATTAAGTGACAATAAAGTAAGCAAAGTCGAAGGCAAGGATTTGTCTACTAACGACTTTACAACTTTAGAAAAGGAAAAGCTAGCAGGCATCCAAGAAGGTGCAACAAATTATCAGCATCCAGCAACACATAGTTTAGACATGATAACTGAAACAACGTTGCGAAAGATTTTTTCATCTGCAGAGAGATCAAAACTAAACGGGATAGAAGAAGGGGCAAACAATTACACGCATCCTTCATCCCATAGTCTTGATATGATTACTGAAACGACAGCAAAAAAAATAATGACAAGTGCGGAACGGTCTAAATTAGCAGGCATCCAATCTGGCGCCCAAGTCAACACAGTTACAAGTGTAGCAGGAAAAACAGGAGCGGTGTCCGTTACAAAGTCAGATGTAGGTCTTGGTTCAGTTCTGAATTATGGAGTAGCAACAACAGCGGAAGCACAAGCAGGAACGAGCAGTACGAAATATATGACGCCGTTAAGAGTGAAAGAAGCAGTAGATGCTAATGTAAAGATCGCGCATGGTACATACACGGGTGATGGAACAATAGGAAGAAATATTGTAGTTGGTTTCCAACCTAAAAAAATCATAATTGGAAATGAATATCAGATTGTAATTATTACAGAGGTCACATGGGTTAGAATATCAAATGGATCATCAGATGAAAGAGAAAATATATTAACGTCAACAGGATTCACAATTAGTTCAGATGCTGTAAATTATATGAATGGGGCAAACAAGATATACGAATGGACGGCAATAGGATAGGAGGCTCATATGATAGTAAAAGTAGAAACCAAAACATTCGAAACACATTCTATGTACCCTAATAAGGATTGGTATAACGAAGGAAACCTAGTCATCGATGAGACTAACCCAGAAAATCAAACGATGATTGAAACCATCAAAGCCCATGCGCCTAACATCATTATTGAACATCAAGACGGAGCAATAGCAAATGTAATTGTCGATGTAGCAGCAGAACAAGAAGAAGCAATGCTAAAAGGGTTAGAGCCGGATGCTTCGGAAGTCGAAAAAGCGGAGCGTCAAATACAATTAATCAATGATCTAAACGAATTGGGGGTACTGTAATGAATAAGATACAAGAAATACTAGTCAACTCTTATGCAACATTAGTCATGGCCAAAAAGATAACTATCGAGCAGGTTCCGGAAGCAAGAACTTTTGGAGCAACAGAATATACGATAAGAGAAGAGGTAGAGGTGGAAGTTGCACAAAGAACAGTGGCAGCATTAAGCTAGGAGGAAATGTATTGATCAAAGAAAATCAAGCTGAATTTGAATTAGCAAATATTGTAAAATATCAGCAAATGCCCGTCAAAAGAGATCCGGGATTAATCATTGTCCTAGATTCAAGTAATAGACCTAGAAAGCATGATGGAAT
This sequence is a window from Vallitaleaceae bacterium 9-2. Protein-coding genes within it:
- a CDS encoding phage tail protein I — its product is MRDLKDSKLSLNLPGSILTESIQLGSDASDSAFHKLLEGMLKIYIDADTADENTLDHMAVEMHADFYDRSFDISIKRQLVKDAYLYKCYKGTPFAVERLIKTVYGEGEVKEWFEYEGEPYHFRVYTRNRTEVEENRETFMKAIGSVKNLRSFLDDIIIEYNSHKELSRFTHAELAAYTHFQLREEILTSSNEPSTPPTPTLPSLLDENLITNKTFVDTTNWVGVYTSDVVAIDGNLRVTGNNATSIRAYNDDTDMTGAQDQDVYFMMLHVKPTNGTPSEISLKYRANGDGDRTLKSTSNITLGQVHELYGMAALEAGMPGMDRVAIYNTYPSGADHIYYIMGYDALADPKYVPLCINLSKYDRENETTYAATKTDDEIASMIHEELNTQRESSLLSYPTIPIPAFEETCSASQAANILSWQYQDNDFCGNGDGTDLYSDWRSDGGWSTNKEDVIISRQWNSSESKAAYAANSMSGDINKTPQGYLDDSSSQRYLQLLMVAYKNDASNTALRDAIIKGIKFILRCQYTGDTTVGDYSGQPIDLGSASGGFGSVMPREDGADGNADAMHYQNRITYSDDVTAEVMMLWTRIINEVHPFDASTALTNLKSVYTDLISDVTASYNACLNCIIDSQIINQSGHKTGWGGWHDIYDLSPAPGRLFEPSDYCDMRAHYGIVELLLTISNRSTAVKSCLDGAITFLKASARLDAVYIYPLNSSKDCFVTSSGNQVWPRFTHPDTYTGVYSTGSGAFLTMPNVNQPFTIDPRSSYGWGTDKCEPYMTLHKS
- a CDS encoding baseplate J/gp47 family protein, with amino-acid sequence MNYDNLPELDFFQLTVNELLEEMINDYESAHKEQKGESITLEVGDPIRIWIQAQANRMFQLAELGNYMAKQNFIRYATGDSLKNKVAFLGVEQLAAKKAKTNIRFYLDEPLQQVIQIPAGTIVSTADNTNFLTSNAMTLSIGQMETFIEAEAEESGTEGNGYLPGQINALVSSVPYVKVVNTVTSYGGADEETDEDLKERFSLVPESFSTAGPGEAYEYFAKSFSTLIQDAKADQSNPGEVLLTILLEDGEVPSQVFLDDVFEFLNDRKRRPLTDHLIVQGPSVVNYSIDVTYYLSEDSDVEATTSKIENAVADFVLWQKSKIGRSRNPSELIRRILGAGAIRVEVLSPTYSTTGTTAIQVADVISVQYGGVESA
- a CDS encoding CD1375 family protein, whose amino-acid sequence is MNKIQEILVNSYATLVMAKKITIEQVPEARTFGATEYTIREEVEVEVAQRTVAALS